In the Desulfobacterales bacterium genome, CATTAAAATCCTGAAAAATACGGAGTTTGCCCATAAAATTGCCCTCACCGATATCCCTGCGGAAGCCACCGTGTTCAAATACGGCGAAGAGATCGGGTATGCCCTTACAGATATCAAAAAAGGGGAGTGGGTTCACAATCACAACATGGGCTGTCGCAGGGGAAAATAGGAAAGGATCCCAAATTGCAATTCAAAGGATATAAAAGACCGGACGGTCAGGTGGGGGTTAGAAACACGATCGGCATCCTGCCGTCGGTTTTTTGCGCCAACCGGGTTGCCAGGCTGATTGCCGACCAGATCCAAGGCGCGGTGTATCTGAGCCATCCAGTGGGGTGCAGCCAGGTGGGCGAAGACCTTGAAACCACCGCCCGGACCCTGATCGCCATGGGCAACCATCCCAACCTGGCTGCCGTGCTGGTGGTGGGGCTGGGGTGTGAGCGCTTCACGCCGGACGAATTTGTCAAAGGGATCGAACCGTCCGGCAAACCGGTGGCAAAAATCGTGATCCAGGAAGCAGGGGATTCCATCAAAGCCATTGAGCAGGGGGTGCGCATTGCCAAACGGTGGGCCGGTGAACTGCTGAATCAGGAAAAAGAATTCTGCGATCTCAAGGACCTGATTGTTGCCGTCAAATGCGGCGGCACCGACGCAACTTCCGGAATTGCCGCCAACCCGGCCGTGGGGGCCATGGCCGATCTTGTCGTGGAAGGGGGCGGCACCATCCTGTTTTCCGAGGTAACCGAACTGTTGGGCGCCGAACATATTCTGGCCAAACGGGCGGTTTCGCCGGTGGTGTCCGAAGCGATTTATAGAACCATTGCCCGGACCGAAGAAAAATTGCGGCATCAGGGGTCGGATCCGCGTTTCAAGCACCGCAGCGCCCTGATATCCACCGGCAATTTTGACGGCGGGGTCAGTTCGGTGGTTGAAAAGGCATTGGGGGGTATTTACAAGTCCGGCTCCAAGCCCATTGAGGGCGTGGTGGCGTATGCTGAAAGGCCCAAAAAACTCGGCGGCGTATTCCTGATGGATGCGCCCGGCCACGATGGTGAGGTGGTGACCAGTTTTGTGGGCGGCGGCGCCCAGGTGGTGATATTTACAACCGGACGCGGCACGCCCACCGGTTTTCCCTTTGTACCGGTAATCAAGGTTACCGGCAACAGCCGGACTTTCGAGAAGATGCGGGAAAACATCGATGTCGATGCCGGCACGATCATCAGCGGGGCATCCGGAATTGCCGAAAAAGGAAAGGAGATTTTCGACCTGCTGCTGGCAGTTGCAAGCGGCAAAAAGGCCCAGGCGGAAATTCTGGGGCACGATGAACTTTTTTGCATCACCCGGCCTTGACGGTGCGAATGGCAACATTGCGCTGCCGTGAGGGGAAGCCGGCAATGGCCCCGTGAAACTGTCTGATCGGATTTACGGATGGTTTGACAGGAGCCCATGAGCGTCTTATACATAGCGACTATAAATGGTTGCTGTTACGATAACAATGTAGACTGAAATAAATGATTATCTATTACCCAAGGAGAAATAATTAATGGCAAAAAAACAGATTAAGGGGGTTATCCCTCCCATGATTACCCCTTTTAAGAAAAACGGTGACGTCGATTATGACAAGCACATCCAGAACATGGAGAGCTGGAACAAGGACAAGCTGGCCGGATTTCTGGTTCTGGGGTCCAACAGCGAGACCGCCTATTTGAATGAAGCCGAAAAGATCAAGCTCATCAAGCTGACCGTCAAGCATGCCAAGAAAGGCCGCATGATTTTGGCGGGAACCGGCGTGGAATCGGCCCGGGAAACCATTGCCCTGACCAACAAAGCCGCGGATCTGGGGGTGGATGCCGCCCTGGTCCTGACGCCGGCCTACTATCATGCCAAAATGAATGAAGAGGCCCAGATCAATTTCTTTACGGAAGTCGCCGATCATACCAAGATTCCGGTGATGATCTACAACGTGACCGCATTTACCCACATCAATGTAACGGTTAATACCGTCAAGGTCTTGAGC is a window encoding:
- a CDS encoding dihydrodipicolinate synthase family protein; protein product: MAKKQIKGVIPPMITPFKKNGDVDYDKHIQNMESWNKDKLAGFLVLGSNSETAYLNEAEKIKLIKLTVKHAKKGRMILAGTGVESARETIALTNKAADLGVDAALVLTPAYYHAKMNEEAQINFFTEVADHTKIPVMIYNVTAFTHINVTVNTVKVLSKHPNILGMKDSTGNVPQLVAFSSVIDKGFNLMTGTLSAWYPALTLGVKAGIFAVANCTPNECSAIQTAFDKGDYDAARALYFRIFPVNNTVTATFGIAGLKYASDLLGYQGGHVRSPLLPIKEEEKNKIKEILKTAQLI
- a CDS encoding UxaA family hydrolase; the protein is MKKKLLVIHSRDNVGVLLQKAEAGDICTHEKKTIKILKNTEFAHKIALTDIPAEATVFKYGEEIGYALTDIKKGEWVHNHNMGCRRGK
- a CDS encoding UxaA family hydrolase, coding for MQFKGYKRPDGQVGVRNTIGILPSVFCANRVARLIADQIQGAVYLSHPVGCSQVGEDLETTARTLIAMGNHPNLAAVLVVGLGCERFTPDEFVKGIEPSGKPVAKIVIQEAGDSIKAIEQGVRIAKRWAGELLNQEKEFCDLKDLIVAVKCGGTDATSGIAANPAVGAMADLVVEGGGTILFSEVTELLGAEHILAKRAVSPVVSEAIYRTIARTEEKLRHQGSDPRFKHRSALISTGNFDGGVSSVVEKALGGIYKSGSKPIEGVVAYAERPKKLGGVFLMDAPGHDGEVVTSFVGGGAQVVIFTTGRGTPTGFPFVPVIKVTGNSRTFEKMRENIDVDAGTIISGASGIAEKGKEIFDLLLAVASGKKAQAEILGHDELFCITRP